Proteins encoded by one window of Candidatus Poribacteria bacterium:
- a CDS encoding ABC transporter substrate-binding protein, translated as MKFKTFTFIFFFAIAGLVAGMIGCERVAQVFEPATQPEGFSGEIPIGVVLPQTGDLGPGEFGPGALVMENSFNMALEEINTSQLLGDVSLKFITEDDMSTVEGAIEAFNKLIHQDKVSVILGVWTSQVAKSVFPIAQENGVVAFSPVVVAAGLAEIGEFIFRASHSTDVLIPSGVKVTQEKLGYQRVATIADTVDFASRVSDEGYRKALADSGVEVVTTETFETGDTDFSDQLTRINALNPDAIFVSAQQIEVIKILTQGRELGISADVPFISIVLSVDEIRSAGAAAEGAITFTDWVSTADTPGNQAFVQNYTARYGMEPSVWAAQPYAAVYILAEAITNAQSTDSKAIAAALADIKDFDTILGKFSFDANGDAIYDPVVLIVKNGKLEVFE; from the coding sequence ATGAAGTTTAAAACTTTTACATTTATATTTTTCTTTGCTATTGCTGGATTGGTTGCCGGTATGATCGGCTGTGAGCGAGTGGCGCAAGTTTTTGAACCTGCTACTCAGCCAGAGGGGTTCAGTGGGGAAATTCCTATTGGTGTTGTCTTGCCTCAGACGGGAGACTTAGGGCCGGGGGAATTCGGGCCAGGTGCCTTGGTGATGGAAAATAGTTTTAATATGGCACTTGAGGAGATTAACACCTCACAACTACTCGGCGATGTGAGCCTTAAATTCATTACTGAGGACGATATGAGTACTGTAGAGGGTGCCATTGAGGCTTTCAATAAACTGATCCACCAAGACAAAGTGTCTGTTATTCTGGGTGTCTGGACCTCACAGGTTGCAAAATCTGTTTTTCCAATTGCACAGGAAAATGGAGTCGTGGCTTTTAGTCCTGTCGTCGTGGCCGCTGGCTTGGCGGAGATCGGTGAATTTATATTCCGAGCGAGTCACTCTACAGATGTATTAATTCCCAGCGGTGTTAAGGTGACACAGGAGAAACTGGGTTACCAGCGAGTTGCGACGATAGCAGATACGGTCGATTTCGCTTCGCGGGTGAGTGATGAAGGATATAGAAAAGCCCTCGCTGATAGCGGCGTTGAGGTGGTAACTACGGAGACTTTTGAAACCGGGGACACCGATTTTTCCGATCAATTAACTCGGATAAACGCATTGAATCCGGACGCTATTTTTGTTTCAGCGCAACAGATAGAGGTTATTAAAATTCTCACCCAGGGGCGTGAACTTGGAATTTCTGCGGATGTTCCGTTTATTAGCATCGTTTTGTCTGTGGATGAAATCCGAAGTGCTGGGGCTGCGGCTGAGGGAGCGATTACCTTCACGGATTGGGTCAGTACAGCAGACACACCGGGAAATCAGGCTTTTGTTCAGAATTACACCGCAAGATACGGTATGGAACCCAGCGTTTGGGCTGCACAGCCGTATGCCGCAGTCTATATCCTTGCGGAAGCGATTACAAACGCCCAATCAACGGATTCAAAAGCGATTGCTGCTGCACTTGCTGACATTAAAGATTTTGACACTATTTTGGGTAAGTTCTCTTTCGATGCCAACGGAGACGCAATCTATGACCCGGTCGTTCTGATTGTGAAGAATGGCAAACTTGAGGTTTTCGAGTAG
- a CDS encoding endonuclease/exonuclease/phosphatase family protein has product MVKKLNFYSKFSKFVSSMKIMVLLFGILLSLSGCERIPAPMLPDDSTLEAEPLTVMTYNVYVGGSPDGLLTVENLLQVPQEVANMYNAVIASDFPSRAAAIAQSIKAYQPHLIGLQEISLIRRQSPGDRITGGLVEAEEVVLDFLQILMDALQAEGLSYQVAAQVENLDIEMPMFTDTGIDDVRLTDYDVILSRSDVVVSRPMSVNYTKALTIEMLGLEVQRGYVAVDATVSGVTYRVINTHLEAEELGQGSRVAQAQELVNNLQDETLPIILLGDFNTRAPDGTAYQILLSAGYVDVWQMDSEGTGKTCCQDDDILNEVSDLSVRIDQIFVRNLELPTSVMTHTVGDKPSNRLASGLWPSDHAGVVAHLVFE; this is encoded by the coding sequence ATGGTAAAAAAACTGAATTTTTATAGCAAGTTTTCAAAATTTGTCAGCTCCATGAAAATTATGGTGCTGTTGTTTGGAATTCTATTGAGCCTTTCGGGTTGCGAAAGAATACCAGCCCCGATGCTACCCGATGACAGTACACTGGAAGCGGAACCACTCACAGTGATGACCTACAACGTTTATGTTGGAGGCAGTCCAGACGGACTTTTAACTGTAGAGAATCTGTTACAGGTGCCCCAGGAAGTCGCTAACATGTATAACGCGGTTATAGCATCAGACTTTCCAAGTCGTGCTGCGGCAATTGCTCAGTCTATAAAAGCCTATCAACCGCATCTTATCGGATTACAAGAGATTTCGTTAATTCGCCGACAAAGCCCAGGCGATCGGATTACCGGTGGACTTGTTGAAGCTGAAGAAGTTGTCCTGGATTTTCTCCAAATTCTGATGGACGCGCTTCAAGCGGAAGGCTTAAGTTATCAAGTCGCTGCCCAAGTTGAAAATCTGGATATTGAGATGCCGATGTTCACCGATACCGGCATTGATGATGTCCGTTTAACCGACTACGATGTGATACTGTCTCGCAGCGATGTCGTGGTATCGCGACCTATGAGTGTTAACTACACAAAGGCACTCACAATTGAAATGCTTGGGCTTGAAGTGCAAAGAGGTTACGTCGCCGTAGATGCTACCGTTTCAGGTGTTACCTACCGCGTTATTAATACACATTTGGAGGCAGAGGAATTAGGACAGGGAAGCCGAGTGGCACAAGCACAAGAACTCGTAAATAACCTTCAAGACGAAACTTTACCAATCATCCTGTTAGGGGATTTTAATACAAGAGCACCAGACGGCACTGCTTATCAAATTTTACTGTCGGCGGGGTATGTTGACGTTTGGCAGATGGACTCCGAAGGCACTGGTAAAACTTGTTGCCAAGACGATGACATCCTCAACGAGGTGAGTGATCTCTCTGTCCGGATTGACCAGATCTTTGTCCGAAACCTGGAACTACCAACTTCTGTCATGACACACACCGTAGGCGATAAACCTTCAAATCGGTTAGCCTCTGGGTTGTGGCCCTCCGACCATGCGGGGGTCGTTGCACATCTCGTATTTGAGTAG
- a CDS encoding SAM-dependent chlorinase/fluorinase, with product MATLLFVGCSQKIGTPEASQTASLTGTIVEIDDHGNAVTDLEIDPFTKRGWKLGDTLEAAFETGQKIQIKFVENYGDVPVGDYLGRFSTSTKQFKLAINMGNISDTLKLKTKSKVVLQKVESLSAD from the coding sequence GTGGCAACACTACTTTTTGTTGGGTGCAGTCAAAAGATAGGGACACCGGAGGCTTCTCAAACGGCATCGCTCACTGGGACAATTGTTGAAATCGACGACCATGGCAATGCTGTGACCGATCTGGAAATTGACCCATTCACCAAACGCGGTTGGAAACTCGGGGACACGCTCGAAGCAGCGTTTGAGACTGGACAGAAAATTCAGATAAAATTCGTTGAAAACTACGGCGATGTACCTGTTGGCGACTATTTGGGCAGGTTTTCGACATCTACCAAACAATTCAAACTTGCGATTAACATGGGCAACATCTCTGACACCTTGAAGTTGAAGACCAAGAGTAAAGTAGTGCTTCAGAAAGTAGAATCGCTTTCAGCAGATTGA
- a CDS encoding TdeIII family type II restriction endonuclease, translating to MSSQRQTMIKETIKGCMRAKLLSYKPEVRNMPFHHRLLGKDSIALFFFIHSLNTKFSTLFYEPVAIALARGRFKVAEAQVKPFNRISTDAQQQIQTIMDELWVAERKPNKCIEMKEIRQVCQTGTLKQVKQTPVDLWLENYDGALFLIDLKPVKPSWNHIEGYKRTLLKWTAAELARDPGAAVNTMIGIPYNPYEPKRYERWTLKGMLDLQHDILIAEELWNFIGGEGTYADLLDAFELAGIELRPEIDSYFEKFRYEG from the coding sequence ATGTCTTCGCAACGCCAGACAATGATTAAAGAGACAATTAAAGGTTGTATGCGTGCTAAGCTGCTGTCCTATAAACCTGAAGTGAGGAATATGCCTTTTCATCATCGTTTGCTCGGTAAAGATAGCATAGCTTTATTTTTTTTCATTCACTCCTTGAATACAAAATTTAGCACCTTGTTTTATGAACCAGTAGCAATTGCACTCGCAAGAGGAAGATTTAAGGTTGCAGAAGCCCAAGTTAAGCCTTTTAATAGGATTAGTACTGATGCACAGCAACAGATTCAGACCATAATGGATGAACTCTGGGTCGCAGAAAGGAAACCCAATAAATGTATTGAAATGAAAGAGATCAGACAGGTTTGCCAAACTGGAACTTTGAAACAAGTGAAACAGACCCCGGTGGACCTCTGGCTCGAAAATTATGATGGTGCGTTATTTTTGATTGATTTGAAACCTGTGAAACCCAGTTGGAATCATATTGAGGGATACAAACGAACCCTCCTAAAATGGACAGCAGCCGAATTAGCACGAGATCCAGGGGCAGCTGTAAACACAATGATTGGCATTCCTTACAATCCTTACGAACCAAAACGTTATGAACGATGGACACTGAAAGGAATGTTAGATTTACAGCACGATATTTTGATAGCAGAAGAACTCTGGAATTTTATCGGTGGCGAGGGAACCTACGCGGATTTGTTGGATGCTTTTGAACTTGCTGGTATTGAGTTAAGACCCGAAATTGATAGTTACTTTGAGAAATTCAGATATGAAGGTTGA
- a CDS encoding aminoglycoside phosphotransferase family protein codes for MKVDNAFDKTELLQYLSTAYGLPLKSITFFPEGEDSYGYVVASETGEKFFAKASTSVPNSCLQVASLLRHQCSISGIVAPLETLAGTLSVPWQDFRVSLFPFIEGKSRWDLWKVGKDFTDAELSQTAALLATIHGCPDAVASNNLTVATYDLPLRHELHRVLEAPGKIPPQNQYQKQLIEAITQHSSEILQTLERYDGLGCSASALQTPFVITHGDPTPGNLIIDAENRLHIIDWDGVCLGPPEKDLVSFTGERFEVVLESYLAERRNGAALYADIFGFYIYEWTLNEIRDYGTKILFKNSDTQQNEYDWESLQDYLPPDRMSMEDGIAAVRNTLGRYSFLPKNSGG; via the coding sequence ATGAAGGTTGACAATGCCTTTGATAAAACGGAATTACTCCAATACCTCAGCACTGCCTACGGTTTACCTTTGAAGTCCATAACCTTTTTTCCAGAAGGTGAAGATAGCTACGGTTATGTTGTCGCGTCTGAAACAGGTGAAAAGTTTTTTGCAAAAGCTTCAACTTCTGTGCCGAATAGTTGCTTACAGGTTGCATCACTTTTACGGCATCAGTGCAGTATATCTGGTATTGTCGCGCCTTTAGAAACGCTGGCAGGGACACTCAGCGTTCCGTGGCAAGATTTTAGGGTCTCGTTGTTTCCGTTCATTGAGGGCAAAAGCCGTTGGGATTTGTGGAAGGTCGGTAAAGATTTCACGGATGCAGAACTCTCACAAACAGCGGCATTACTCGCAACAATCCATGGATGCCCAGATGCAGTTGCGTCTAATAACCTGACAGTCGCAACGTATGACTTGCCTTTACGGCATGAACTTCACAGGGTGCTTGAGGCACCGGGGAAGATACCGCCTCAGAATCAATACCAGAAGCAGTTAATCGAGGCGATTACGCAACACAGTTCAGAGATTTTACAGACACTTGAGAGATATGATGGTCTCGGATGTTCAGCATCGGCACTACAAACACCTTTTGTCATTACACATGGCGATCCGACACCCGGCAATCTCATTATAGATGCTGAAAACCGACTTCACATAATTGATTGGGATGGTGTCTGCTTGGGTCCACCTGAAAAAGACTTGGTCTCTTTCACAGGCGAACGGTTTGAGGTGGTTTTAGAAAGTTATCTTGCGGAACGACGGAACGGTGCTGCCCTATACGCGGATATTTTCGGGTTTTATATCTACGAATGGACGCTCAATGAGATCCGAGATTACGGCACCAAAATCCTCTTTAAAAACAGTGACACGCAGCAGAACGAGTATGATTGGGAGAGTTTGCAAGACTATCTTCCACCTGATAGGATGTCAATGGAAGATGGTATTGCGGCTGTCCGAAATACACTCGGTAGGTATAGTTTCTTACCGAAAAACAGTGGAGGTTAG
- a CDS encoding creatininase family protein, translating into MMSQIKSVLLWENQRRYVREAIDAGTLKGAIIPTGSTEQHNEHLAMYHDTQSAVYVSKLAAEKLFPQVIVTTPLAIGVSEHWMDHKGTLTLRAEVFGEVLYDVADSMRRHGIDNILIVNGHAGNAGPVHERLDGYREKLGINIEFHSYWEAYTAELVQEQMESGVCPGHAAEFETAFALAAFAENVDWNGVDYDSAKLTISNEGQAKSDREYHHQAKLATADKGHAMIDVAVDWVAEKMQGML; encoded by the coding sequence ATGATGTCTCAAATCAAATCCGTACTACTCTGGGAAAACCAACGGCGTTATGTCCGAGAAGCGATTGATGCTGGTACGCTCAAAGGCGCAATTATTCCCACGGGTAGCACAGAGCAACACAACGAACACTTGGCGATGTATCACGATACGCAAAGTGCTGTCTATGTCTCCAAATTAGCAGCTGAAAAGTTGTTCCCACAGGTGATCGTCACAACACCTCTGGCGATTGGCGTATCCGAACACTGGATGGATCATAAGGGGACTCTCACACTTCGTGCCGAAGTCTTCGGCGAGGTGCTTTATGATGTCGCCGATAGCATGCGTCGGCACGGGATCGACAACATCCTAATTGTCAACGGGCATGCGGGCAACGCGGGTCCCGTGCATGAACGGTTGGATGGCTACCGAGAGAAACTCGGCATTAACATCGAATTCCATTCCTATTGGGAAGCATACACCGCGGAGTTAGTGCAAGAACAAATGGAATCAGGCGTCTGTCCTGGACACGCAGCGGAGTTTGAGACGGCGTTTGCGCTCGCTGCTTTTGCGGAAAATGTTGATTGGAACGGTGTGGATTACGACAGCGCGAAACTCACCATCTCCAATGAAGGTCAAGCGAAATCCGATCGCGAATATCACCATCAAGCAAAACTCGCTACAGCCGACAAAGGGCATGCGATGATTGATGTCGCTGTGGACTGGGTCGCGGAAAAGATGCAGGGGATGCTTTAA
- a CDS encoding aldolase/citrate lyase family protein yields the protein MRKNTFRELLNADKPTVGTHIHTTWPSIVEAIGHTGLYDYVEFVGEYGPFDLHDLDNLCRAAELHNISTMIKVDQEPRGFIAQRAIGSGFQSVLYADCQNVEDVKECVRITRADTPEDGGSYGVATRRFSYMGYGGGPEYVQALRDVVNVIMIEKKGTVDNLEEVLSVEGVDMIQWGGSDYSMSIGMVGQRGAPEIQEAHDKVFKTAIKMGVPPRAEIGSADDTKRYLDMGVRHFCIGTDISILYSWWRDQGDGVRKALDGH from the coding sequence ATGAGGAAAAATACATTTAGAGAACTACTCAACGCTGATAAACCCACCGTCGGCACACATATCCATACCACTTGGCCCTCCATCGTTGAAGCGATTGGGCATACAGGGCTGTATGACTACGTTGAATTCGTTGGGGAATACGGTCCGTTTGATCTGCATGATCTGGATAACCTGTGTCGGGCAGCAGAACTTCATAACATCTCTACGATGATTAAGGTTGACCAAGAACCGCGGGGCTTCATCGCACAGCGTGCAATCGGCTCAGGCTTCCAAAGTGTGCTTTACGCGGATTGTCAGAATGTTGAAGATGTCAAGGAATGCGTTCGTATCACACGCGCAGATACACCCGAAGATGGGGGCAGCTACGGTGTAGCCACCCGCCGATTTTCCTATATGGGTTACGGCGGCGGGCCAGAATACGTCCAAGCACTCCGTGATGTCGTCAACGTCATTATGATTGAGAAAAAAGGGACAGTTGACAACCTTGAAGAGGTGCTGTCTGTTGAAGGCGTTGATATGATTCAGTGGGGCGGTTCGGATTACTCTATGAGTATCGGGATGGTCGGTCAACGCGGTGCCCCTGAAATCCAAGAGGCGCATGACAAGGTGTTTAAGACCGCCATAAAGATGGGAGTCCCGCCGCGCGCCGAAATCGGAAGTGCCGACGACACAAAACGCTATCTGGATATGGGGGTTCGGCATTTCTGTATCGGCACCGATATTTCCATCCTCTACAGTTGGTGGCGTGACCAGGGTGACGGGGTGCGAAAGGCTCTTGACGGACATTAG
- a CDS encoding CopG family antitoxin produces the protein MNRKNVPKTDSIQELAHFWDTYDLTDFEDELEEVDEPVFDSLISVQLEPGELEVIETLAKAHGISPANLIRVRA, from the coding sequence ATGAATCGTAAAAATGTTCCAAAGACAGATTCCATTCAAGAACTCGCGCATTTCTGGGATACATACGACTTAACGGATTTTGAAGACGAACTTGAGGAAGTGGATGAACCCGTTTTTGATTCTCTAATTTCTGTTCAATTGGAACCCGGGGAACTTGAGGTTATTGAAACGCTTGCCAAAGCACATGGAATATCTCCAGCAAATTTAATTCGAGTCCGCGCTTAA
- the pyrR gene encoding bifunctional pyr operon transcriptional regulator/uracil phosphoribosyltransferase PyrR — translation MREKAQVMNTEEIRRALLRIAHEILERNHKHIEDLVFVGVKSRGDFIAHRIAENLERIENIEVDVGAIDVTLYRDDINLHETQIQVSNTELPFDIAGKRVILVDEVLYTGRTVRAAMDALMDFGRPAAIQLATLIDRGHRELPIAADYVGKNVPTSRREFVRVQLAEEEPGIDAAIIYEREGE, via the coding sequence ATGCGTGAAAAAGCACAAGTGATGAACACCGAAGAAATTCGCCGCGCCTTACTCAGGATCGCTCATGAGATTTTAGAGCGGAACCATAAACATATTGAAGATCTCGTATTTGTTGGTGTTAAAAGCCGTGGGGATTTCATCGCCCATCGCATCGCCGAGAACCTTGAACGCATCGAAAATATTGAAGTCGATGTCGGTGCTATTGATGTTACGCTCTATCGAGATGATATTAATCTCCATGAGACACAGATTCAGGTCAGTAATACTGAACTTCCCTTTGATATTGCTGGCAAAAGGGTTATCTTGGTAGATGAGGTTCTCTATACAGGCCGCACCGTTCGCGCAGCAATGGACGCACTCATGGATTTCGGTAGACCCGCCGCAATCCAATTGGCGACGCTGATCGACAGAGGTCATCGCGAACTGCCAATTGCTGCCGATTACGTCGGCAAAAACGTACCCACATCACGCAGAGAGTTTGTACGGGTGCAGCTTGCCGAGGAAGAGCCTGGCATAGACGCAGCAATCATTTATGAAAGGGAGGGTGAATGA
- a CDS encoding dihydroorotase yields the protein MSDACIINGRIIDPANNIDEVGNLFITDGKITSISHQSSVTVGARSPRRNTPAKTPHGVGNLKKHPSKNTPTETGNFFYDAMGQVVAPGLIDMHVHLREPGFEHKETIATGTAAAAAGGFTSVACMANTSPVIDTPEKITQIYDIAEATAKTNVFPFGSITKDLAGEELTDMRGMHSAGAVGFSDDGVTVMNAALMRDALALSAELGFPIMVHCEEHNLNAGAVMNLGETSRKLGLIGSPNAAEDIIVARDIMLAEMTGGHLHVLHVSTAGAVRLIRQAKRRGVHVTAEACPHHWILTDTEVEKQGTNAKMHPPLRRQTDIDAIIKGLCDGTIDAIATDHAPHSPSEKAQGMLEAPNGIIGLETCLPLVFTYLVQPGHLTLEEVIAKMTVIPANILGIDRGTLSVGAVGDVTVIDIDSVHPVDVTKSCSKSRNTPFTGWELKGWQMITLRGGKLTVNSYQ from the coding sequence ATGAGCGACGCGTGTATCATTAACGGACGTATTATCGATCCAGCGAATAATATTGATGAAGTCGGGAATCTGTTTATCACTGATGGCAAGATTACCAGTATCAGTCACCAGTCCTCAGTCACTGTAGGGGCGAGGTCACCGCGAAGAAACACCCCAGCAAAAACACCGCACGGGGTGGGCAACCTGAAGAAACACCCCAGCAAAAACACCCCTACGGAAACTGGAAACTTCTTTTACGATGCGATGGGACAGGTTGTCGCACCGGGTTTAATCGATATGCATGTCCACCTCCGGGAACCCGGGTTTGAGCATAAAGAGACGATCGCTACTGGCACGGCGGCGGCAGCGGCAGGTGGATTCACCTCTGTTGCTTGCATGGCAAACACCTCACCAGTGATAGATACACCCGAAAAGATTACGCAGATTTATGACATCGCCGAAGCAACGGCGAAGACAAATGTGTTCCCGTTTGGCAGTATTACCAAGGATCTCGCGGGCGAAGAATTGACCGATATGCGTGGAATGCATTCAGCAGGGGCAGTCGGTTTCAGCGATGATGGCGTTACTGTCATGAACGCCGCTCTCATGCGCGACGCACTCGCCTTGAGCGCAGAACTCGGTTTTCCGATCATGGTCCACTGCGAAGAGCATAACCTCAACGCCGGTGCTGTCATGAATCTGGGGGAGACATCCCGAAAACTGGGGCTTATCGGTAGCCCGAACGCTGCAGAAGACATCATCGTCGCGCGCGACATCATGTTAGCGGAGATGACAGGTGGACACCTCCATGTGCTCCACGTCAGCACTGCGGGTGCCGTTAGGTTGATACGTCAAGCGAAAAGACGGGGGGTTCATGTGACTGCTGAGGCGTGTCCACACCACTGGATCCTTACCGATACAGAGGTAGAAAAACAGGGGACGAATGCTAAGATGCATCCGCCGCTCCGCAGACAGACCGATATCGATGCGATCATTAAAGGTTTGTGCGATGGAACAATCGACGCAATTGCCACCGATCATGCACCGCACTCACCTTCCGAAAAGGCACAAGGCATGCTTGAAGCCCCCAACGGAATTATCGGTTTAGAGACATGCCTACCGCTTGTGTTTACATACCTTGTGCAACCGGGACACCTCACATTGGAGGAAGTGATTGCAAAGATGACCGTTATTCCGGCGAATATACTCGGCATTGACCGGGGGACCCTTTCTGTGGGTGCAGTTGGGGATGTTACCGTCATTGATATTGACTCGGTGCATCCAGTTGACGTAACAAAATCTTGTTCAAAAAGTCGCAACACACCTTTCACGGGCTGGGAACTTAAAGGCTGGCAGATGATTACACTTCGGGGAGGGAAGTTAACAGTTAACAGTTACCAGTAA
- the carA gene encoding glutamine-hydrolyzing carbamoyl-phosphate synthase small subunit: MKAILALADGTVFEGEQFGATGETVGEVVFNTSMTGYQEVLTDPSYKGQIVTMTYPLIGNYGCNEADVESIGPQVEGFVVREYSAYHSNWRSKWSLDTYLAEHNIIGIQGIDTRALTRRLRVHGVMNGCLSTEDLNPESLVAKAKAWHGLIGWDLVQRVTCPNPYAWRNSYQSSVISGQLRDGSVKSESSLTDNGQRTTDNYKVIALDFGIKYNILRQLTEHGCEVQVVPAKTSAEEILAAEPDGVFLSNGPGDPMPVDYAIETIQGLMGKKPLFGICLGHQLLGLALGGKTFKLKFGHRGANQPVKHLETDKVEITSQNHGFCVDIDSLPNSVDITHINLNDDTLEGIQHREYPIFSVQYHPEASPGPHDASYLFSRFTKMMREVNS, from the coding sequence ATGAAAGCGATTCTGGCATTAGCCGATGGCACAGTTTTTGAGGGCGAGCAGTTTGGCGCGACGGGTGAAACCGTTGGTGAGGTCGTCTTCAATACCAGTATGACAGGCTATCAAGAGGTGTTGACCGATCCTTCCTATAAAGGACAGATCGTCACAATGACATACCCCTTGATAGGTAATTACGGCTGCAACGAAGCAGACGTTGAATCTATCGGTCCACAGGTGGAAGGGTTTGTCGTTCGCGAATATAGCGCATACCATAGCAATTGGCGTTCAAAATGGAGTTTAGATACTTACCTCGCCGAGCATAATATCATCGGCATTCAAGGGATTGATACCCGCGCACTCACTCGCCGCCTCCGAGTTCACGGCGTAATGAATGGATGCCTCTCCACGGAGGATCTGAATCCTGAAAGTCTTGTTGCGAAAGCCAAAGCGTGGCACGGCTTGATCGGTTGGGATTTGGTGCAACGCGTGACATGCCCGAATCCGTATGCATGGCGGAATAGTTATCAGTCATCAGTTATCAGTGGTCAGTTAAGAGATGGATCTGTTAAATCAGAATCCTCTTTAACGGATAACGGACAACGGACAACGGATAACTATAAAGTTATTGCCCTTGATTTCGGTATCAAGTACAATATCTTACGTCAACTCACCGAGCACGGATGCGAGGTCCAAGTCGTACCAGCGAAAACATCTGCTGAGGAGATTCTCGCAGCGGAGCCAGATGGCGTTTTTCTATCAAACGGTCCGGGTGATCCGATGCCAGTTGACTATGCGATCGAAACGATCCAGGGTTTGATGGGCAAAAAACCGCTTTTCGGGATCTGTTTGGGGCACCAACTGCTTGGGCTTGCCCTCGGTGGAAAGACGTTCAAACTGAAGTTCGGACATCGAGGGGCAAATCAACCTGTCAAGCATCTTGAAACCGACAAGGTTGAGATTACCTCACAAAATCATGGATTCTGTGTTGATATTGATTCACTGCCAAATAGCGTTGACATTACGCATATCAATCTAAATGATGACACACTTGAAGGGATACAGCATCGGGAGTATCCCATTTTTTCTGTCCAGTATCACCCGGAGGCATCCCCCGGTCCGCACGATGCCAGTTATCTTTTTTCGCGTTTTACAAAAATGATGAGGGAAGTTAACAGTTAA